One Paracoccus aestuarii DNA segment encodes these proteins:
- a CDS encoding metal-sensitive transcriptional regulator, whose amino-acid sequence MAHDKQNRDAILKRLSRLNGQVQGVSRMVEDGRYCVDILNQTAAIRSALRGVERLLIEDHARSCMEDAIQSGDQDRQRVMFREVVELMERVRD is encoded by the coding sequence TTGGCGCATGACAAGCAGAACCGAGACGCGATCCTGAAGCGGCTTTCCCGCCTGAACGGTCAGGTGCAGGGCGTCTCGCGTATGGTCGAGGATGGGCGCTATTGCGTCGATATCCTGAACCAGACCGCCGCCATCCGGTCTGCCCTGCGCGGCGTCGAACGCCTGCTGATCGAGGATCACGCGCGAAGTTGCATGGAAGACGCGATCCAATCCGGCGATCAGGACCGGCAGCGGGTGATGTTCCGCGAGGTCGTCGAGCTGATGGAAAGGGTGCGCGACTGA
- a CDS encoding DsbA family protein, which yields MNRRAVLLGTSAAALAVFGGGAWYLRQQEEAAAAAAVTQNPEALVRPNSPILGPAEAPVTLVEFFDPSCEACRAFHPVIEDLRQQYPTQLRIVLRYTPFHEGSDEAVRILEAARRQDKFEPVLDALFEKQPEWAIHGAPDLDRAWRIAGAVGLDLERAQSDRLHPDTTAILNQDVADLQELGVRATPTFFLNGRPLTNLNFDALRAAVGHAVAETS from the coding sequence ATGAACCGCCGTGCTGTGTTGCTGGGAACGTCTGCCGCCGCTCTTGCCGTGTTTGGTGGTGGTGCTTGGTATCTGCGTCAGCAGGAAGAAGCAGCCGCCGCGGCTGCCGTGACGCAGAACCCGGAGGCGCTGGTCCGCCCAAATTCGCCCATTCTGGGGCCTGCGGAGGCGCCGGTGACGCTGGTGGAGTTCTTCGACCCTTCCTGCGAGGCCTGCCGTGCTTTCCACCCGGTGATCGAGGATCTGCGCCAGCAGTATCCGACGCAGTTGCGGATCGTGCTGCGCTACACGCCCTTCCACGAAGGCTCGGACGAGGCAGTGCGTATTCTTGAGGCCGCTCGTCGGCAGGACAAGTTCGAGCCGGTCCTGGATGCCTTGTTCGAGAAGCAGCCGGAGTGGGCCATCCATGGGGCGCCCGACCTCGACCGCGCCTGGCGCATCGCCGGCGCGGTGGGCCTGGATCTGGAGAGGGCACAGTCGGACCGACTTCATCCCGATACGACCGCCATCCTGAACCAGGATGTGGCTGATCTCCAGGAACTTGGCGTGCGCGCCACCCCGACATTCTTTCTGAATGGCCGCCCGCTCACCAACCTCAACTTTGATGCCTTACGGGCTGCGGTCGGACACGCCGTAGCCGAGACCAGCTGA
- a CDS encoding L,D-transpeptidase family protein produces MPSLNRRHVSLGLLAALAACGRSGPSSSPLPSRAGDVPQFKRYFGPPVTQVVVQKGQRRMHLLNGQTVLKSYDFGLGNQPIGHKQFEGDGKTPEGLYFVDRFNPRSRYHLSVGISYPNERDKAYAAQFGRDAGGDIMFHGRGPEGRVLAPRNRDWTAGCIAITDNEIEDVYAMLQPRTPVMIYA; encoded by the coding sequence ATGCCTAGTCTGAACCGCCGCCACGTCTCGTTAGGTTTGCTCGCTGCTCTTGCCGCTTGTGGGAGGTCAGGGCCGTCCAGCTCACCACTGCCGTCGCGGGCAGGGGACGTCCCACAGTTCAAGCGCTATTTCGGCCCTCCCGTGACGCAGGTGGTGGTCCAGAAGGGGCAGCGCCGAATGCACCTCCTGAACGGGCAGACGGTGCTGAAGTCGTATGACTTCGGGTTGGGAAACCAGCCAATAGGTCATAAGCAGTTCGAAGGCGACGGAAAGACACCAGAGGGCCTCTATTTCGTGGACCGCTTCAACCCGCGCAGCCGCTACCACCTGTCGGTCGGCATTTCCTACCCCAACGAGCGGGACAAGGCTTATGCCGCGCAGTTTGGCCGCGATGCCGGCGGCGACATCATGTTTCATGGCCGAGGCCCTGAAGGGCGTGTCCTGGCTCCCAGAAACAGGGACTGGACGGCTGGCTGCATCGCGATCACCGACAATGAGATCGAAGACGTCTACGCCATGCTGCAACCTCGCACGCCGGTGATGATCTACGCCTAG
- a CDS encoding DsbA family protein, with protein sequence MILTLALTAPAMAIAPRLSWASHSLPPEFRRQLEHDANAPIFGNPDGDATLIEFFDYNCQFCRAMMPVVDAVLGADPGLRMVMREWPVFGEGSVFAARAALASRKQGRYADFHRALMSQKPRAERASVLRVARSMGLDTQQLQRDMGGPEIAQHIQQSNALAEAMGLVGTPTFIAGSDSRFGAISSTELAELVAASRGN encoded by the coding sequence ATGATCCTGACCCTGGCCCTTACCGCCCCGGCGATGGCCATCGCACCGCGCCTATCTTGGGCTAGTCATTCGCTTCCACCCGAATTCCGCAGGCAGCTTGAACATGACGCGAATGCGCCGATCTTCGGCAATCCTGACGGCGATGCGACTCTGATCGAGTTCTTCGACTATAACTGCCAGTTCTGCCGTGCGATGATGCCAGTGGTGGATGCCGTGTTAGGAGCCGATCCCGGCTTGCGGATGGTGATGCGGGAATGGCCGGTCTTTGGCGAGGGTTCGGTTTTCGCGGCCCGCGCGGCGCTGGCGTCGCGCAAGCAGGGCCGCTACGCCGACTTTCATCGCGCCTTGATGAGTCAGAAACCCCGGGCCGAAAGGGCCAGCGTCCTGCGTGTTGCGCGATCCATGGGTTTAGACACTCAGCAGTTGCAGCGCGATATGGGCGGCCCGGAGATTGCCCAACATATCCAGCAGTCCAATGCGCTGGCCGAGGCGATGGGGCTTGTCGGCACACCCACCTTCATCGCCGGATCGGATTCGCGCTTTGGCGCCATTTCATCAACGGAACTGGCCGAACTGGTTGCGGCCTCGCGTGGCAATTGA
- a CDS encoding DUF411 domain-containing protein encodes MALLSRRTLVCAAAAASALPHLAISGSPALIHVVEGTGCECCKQWTRYLQENGFEVTHEERFGVLLMQHKLDLGVPVEVSSCHTGSIDGYFLEGHVPAADIRKLLRERPDARGLAVPGMPYGSPGMGPESNREAYDVLLIRRDGSGEVFTHYPAA; translated from the coding sequence GTGGCCTTGTTGTCCCGACGGACCCTTGTATGTGCTGCCGCCGCGGCCAGTGCTTTGCCGCATCTGGCCATCTCGGGCAGCCCCGCCCTGATCCACGTGGTCGAGGGCACCGGCTGCGAGTGCTGCAAGCAATGGACTCGCTACCTGCAAGAGAACGGTTTCGAGGTCACGCATGAAGAACGTTTTGGCGTCCTTCTCATGCAACATAAGCTGGACCTTGGGGTGCCCGTCGAGGTCTCCTCCTGTCATACCGGCTCCATCGACGGCTATTTCCTTGAGGGCCATGTTCCTGCTGCCGATATCCGCAAGCTGCTGCGTGAGCGGCCTGATGCACGAGGCCTTGCCGTGCCGGGCATGCCCTATGGCAGCCCAGGCATGGGGCCGGAAAGCAACCGTGAGGCCTATGACGTCCTGCTGATCCGCAGGGACGGCAGTGGCGAAGTCTTCACCCATTATCCTGCAGCATAG
- a CDS encoding L,D-transpeptidase — translation MSTHRFDDRRSFLRGLAATGALLPAVAYGQAATDMGPERNQSSFRTRHWRDFYPTLGKGVLLADVTSRAVHYWSGDESVHFVFPCAIPMTEDLTRRGQTEIVRKMPNPPWTPTPSMREKDPTLPQRVEGGAPENPLGKFGLYLAWPAYLVHGTHDTRKIGRRSSSGCYGLYNEHVEQLYAVAEIGTQVTVF, via the coding sequence ATGTCCACACATCGTTTCGATGACCGGAGAAGTTTTTTGCGCGGCCTTGCCGCAACAGGAGCGCTGCTGCCGGCAGTAGCCTATGGTCAGGCGGCCACTGACATGGGGCCCGAGCGCAACCAGTCCTCGTTCCGGACCCGGCACTGGCGCGACTTCTACCCGACGCTTGGCAAGGGCGTCCTGCTGGCAGACGTCACCTCGCGCGCGGTCCATTACTGGTCGGGCGATGAGAGCGTCCACTTCGTCTTCCCCTGCGCCATCCCAATGACCGAGGACCTGACCCGCCGCGGGCAAACCGAGATCGTGCGCAAAATGCCGAATCCGCCCTGGACTCCCACGCCCAGCATGCGCGAAAAAGATCCCACTCTCCCTCAGAGGGTCGAAGGCGGGGCGCCCGAGAACCCACTCGGCAAGTTCGGCCTCTATCTCGCCTGGCCTGCTTATTTGGTCCATGGCACCCACGACACTCGCAAGATCGGACGGCGCTCCTCATCGGGGTGCTATGGGCTTTATAACGAGCATGTCGAACAGCTTTATGCGGTCGCCGAGATCGGTACACAGGTGACTGTTTTCTGA
- a CDS encoding SCO family protein: MVAAVGFMLAVGAWRSGDLPWQQQVTETVGTRGADLESMSWQLTSHEGERVSPQSWIGQTSLVFFGFTWCPDVCPMTLLNISDWLEELGPDADGLAVHLVSVDPERDTPEVLADYLSNFDPRISGLTGSPDEVAQAADDFNATYRRVPRDDGDYTVDHTAGVMVFDPDGRLSSIIDLHDDPKFAVPKIRRAMEREV; the protein is encoded by the coding sequence ATGGTCGCGGCGGTCGGCTTCATGCTGGCTGTCGGCGCTTGGCGCAGTGGGGATCTGCCTTGGCAACAGCAGGTTACCGAGACCGTTGGCACCCGCGGGGCCGATCTAGAGTCCATGTCCTGGCAGCTCACCAGCCACGAAGGTGAGCGGGTCAGCCCGCAAAGCTGGATCGGGCAGACCAGCCTTGTCTTCTTTGGCTTCACCTGGTGTCCCGATGTCTGCCCGATGACCTTGCTGAACATCAGCGATTGGCTGGAGGAACTTGGCCCAGATGCGGACGGGCTGGCCGTTCACCTTGTCTCCGTCGATCCCGAACGCGACACGCCCGAGGTGCTGGCCGACTACCTGTCGAACTTCGATCCTCGCATTAGCGGCTTGACCGGATCTCCTGACGAAGTTGCCCAAGCAGCCGATGACTTCAACGCCACCTATCGCCGCGTTCCTCGGGACGATGGCGACTACACGGTGGATCACACCGCTGGCGTCATGGTGTTTGACCCGGACGGGCGCTTGTCGAGTATCATAGACCTGCACGACGACCCGAAATTCGCGGTGCCGAAAATCCGGCGCGCGATGGAACGAGAGGTATAG
- a CDS encoding c-type cytochrome, translating into MTRNALILIAAVGLAAAILILWRGSAATETAAQDQAVIALGQRLYADNCASCHGADLEGQPDWQTPLANGRYPAPPHNETGHTWHHADALLEQIVRDGTAAVVGDGYESDMPGFSDVMSDAEIAAVLAYIKSTWPERERAIQSRMTKDSAS; encoded by the coding sequence ATGACGCGCAACGCACTCATCCTCATCGCGGCGGTCGGTCTGGCCGCTGCGATCCTGATCCTCTGGCGCGGCAGCGCGGCGACTGAGACAGCCGCACAGGATCAGGCCGTCATCGCGCTTGGCCAGCGGCTCTACGCCGACAACTGTGCCAGTTGCCATGGCGCCGATCTGGAAGGGCAGCCGGACTGGCAGACCCCACTCGCAAATGGCCGCTATCCGGCGCCCCCGCATAACGAGACCGGCCACACATGGCATCACGCCGACGCGCTTCTGGAACAGATCGTCCGTGACGGCACCGCCGCCGTGGTCGGGGATGGTTATGAAAGCGACATGCCCGGCTTTTCTGATGTCATGAGCGACGCCGAGATCGCCGCCGTTCTGGCCTATATCAAATCCACCTGGCCGGAACGCGAGCGCGCAATCCAGAGCCGTATGACCAAGGACAGCGCGTCCTAA
- a CDS encoding copper chaperone PCu(A)C encodes MLKSTAAALVLATILPATAFAECVEVTQGNITVSAAWSRATIGTERPAVFYVTIRNDGGSDERLVGIETPVADMPMLHESVMENGAARMSHVDQIVIAPIDAVSLEPGGYHGMLMDLQTELVEGTTFPVTLLFEKSGPVTIDTAVLPLRAREAACEEAL; translated from the coding sequence ATGCTGAAATCCACTGCCGCAGCACTGGTGCTTGCCACCATCCTGCCTGCTACCGCCTTCGCCGAATGTGTCGAAGTTACTCAAGGCAACATTACGGTCAGCGCCGCCTGGTCGCGCGCCACGATCGGGACGGAACGGCCCGCCGTGTTCTACGTCACCATCCGGAATGACGGCGGCTCTGATGAGCGTCTCGTGGGCATCGAAACGCCTGTTGCGGACATGCCCATGCTCCATGAATCAGTGATGGAGAACGGGGCGGCCCGCATGTCGCATGTCGATCAGATCGTGATTGCCCCTATCGACGCGGTAAGCCTTGAGCCCGGCGGCTATCACGGGATGCTCATGGATCTGCAAACCGAGCTCGTGGAGGGAACTACCTTTCCTGTCACGCTACTTTTCGAGAAGTCTGGTCCGGTCACGATCGACACTGCGGTTCTGCCTCTGCGCGCGCGGGAGGCTGCATGCGAAGAGGCGCTCTGA
- a CDS encoding disulfide bond formation protein B codes for MTATKTSRVTRDELTLLAAFLIALTATLGALFIGEVLGQMPCVLCWYQRIAMFPLTVILAVALWRSDVAARAYALPLVIVGLALAVWHSGLYMGLIPETITPCTQTGPSCSDKAQMTILGLPIPYLSVAAFSLIGLCLLNVKGSRP; via the coding sequence TTGACCGCAACTAAGACAAGCCGTGTGACCCGGGACGAGCTTACCCTGCTGGCGGCTTTCCTGATCGCCCTGACCGCGACCCTTGGCGCCTTGTTTATCGGCGAAGTCCTAGGCCAGATGCCCTGCGTCCTGTGCTGGTATCAGCGCATCGCCATGTTCCCGCTGACAGTCATTTTGGCTGTGGCCCTGTGGCGGAGCGATGTCGCGGCGCGTGCCTACGCCCTGCCGCTTGTCATTGTCGGGCTTGCTCTCGCGGTCTGGCACTCCGGCCTCTACATGGGCCTGATCCCCGAGACTATTACCCCCTGCACTCAGACTGGCCCGTCCTGTTCCGACAAGGCGCAGATGACGATCCTCGGTCTGCCAATCCCCTACCTCTCGGTTGCGGCTTTTTCTCTGATCGGCCTCTGCCTTCTGAACGTGAAAGGATCTCGCCCATGA
- a CDS encoding DUF411 domain-containing protein yields the protein MSNPNFSRRGAILAVAAILSTTSTLAFAATGSDAKPNLLSVTKDPGCGCCGAWADLAIEAGFEVEITEASDYVGMKRDAAVPENLWSCHTTRIGGYIVEGHVPFAAITQLLDQRPDISGIAVPGMPAGSPGMGGGVEATAEVIAWGGIAGDGRAFPLDG from the coding sequence ATGAGCAACCCCAATTTCTCGCGTCGCGGGGCGATCCTTGCGGTCGCGGCGATACTGTCGACAACCTCTACCCTTGCCTTCGCCGCCACCGGCTCGGATGCAAAGCCGAACCTGCTGAGTGTCACCAAGGACCCCGGCTGCGGCTGCTGCGGCGCCTGGGCCGACCTTGCCATCGAGGCGGGGTTTGAGGTCGAAATCACTGAGGCCAGCGACTATGTCGGCATGAAGCGCGACGCCGCTGTGCCCGAAAACCTGTGGTCCTGCCACACGACCCGGATCGGCGGCTATATCGTCGAGGGCCATGTGCCCTTCGCGGCCATAACGCAGCTTCTGGATCAGCGTCCCGACATCTCCGGGATCGCCGTGCCGGGGATGCCCGCCGGCTCTCCGGGCATGGGCGGCGGGGTCGAGGCCACCGCCGAGGTCATCGCCTGGGGCGGCATTGCCGGTGACGGGCGCGCCTTTCCGCTGGACGGATAA
- a CDS encoding multicopper oxidase family protein, which produces MTCTLNRRGFLTASAAMAAAFAVPRTGFAQPAALALQATTRTLDIDGRAATVFGLINGNGTPGLTLDPGQRFLLDLTNDLAEPTIIHWHGQIPPNAQDGVPDMPMPLLQPRETRAYDFEAAAGTHWMHSHVPIQEMQLLAAPLIVRRPEDLRADRQEVTMFLHDFSFRPPEEVLDEIRSGKGHDEAAEAEMSQPADPHAGHDMGGGMAMNVMSEMSGMSMPGMTGMQMDLNDFDFDAYLVNDRTLSDPEVVRVEKGGRVLLRVINGAAATVFWLDSGEVPGRLVAVDGQPVQPLPGTRFGLAMGQRLDIELDLPTGGGAWPILALREGAQERTGLILATAGAKVPVMLGMADEAAPAFDIDLAQEAALRAVAPLTERVADASPMVMLGGQMQPYRWTINDRVFEDRIPVTAKTGQRVEIMFHNMSMMGHPMHLHGHHFQVVAINGRRFSGALRDTVYVPPMSMVTVALDAGEAAEWMLHCHHMPHLASGMMTTFAVSA; this is translated from the coding sequence ATGACATGCACGCTGAATCGCCGCGGCTTTCTGACCGCATCCGCTGCCATGGCCGCAGCTTTTGCCGTCCCGCGCACGGGCTTTGCGCAGCCAGCCGCGCTGGCATTGCAGGCAACGACGCGCACGCTTGACATCGATGGCCGCGCCGCCACGGTTTTCGGGCTGATCAACGGCAACGGAACGCCCGGGCTGACACTGGACCCCGGCCAGCGTTTCTTGCTGGATCTGACCAATGATCTGGCCGAGCCGACGATCATTCATTGGCATGGACAGATCCCGCCGAACGCACAGGACGGCGTTCCCGATATGCCGATGCCGCTGCTGCAGCCAAGAGAGACGCGTGCCTATGATTTTGAGGCCGCAGCAGGCACGCACTGGATGCACAGCCATGTGCCCATTCAGGAGATGCAGTTGCTGGCCGCACCCCTGATCGTCCGCCGCCCCGAGGATCTGCGAGCTGATCGGCAAGAGGTCACCATGTTCCTGCATGACTTTTCCTTCCGCCCGCCGGAAGAGGTGCTGGACGAAATCCGCTCGGGAAAGGGGCATGACGAGGCCGCCGAAGCCGAAATGTCGCAACCAGCCGATCCCCATGCCGGTCATGACATGGGGGGCGGCATGGCCATGAATGTGATGTCGGAAATGAGCGGCATGTCCATGCCCGGCATGACCGGGATGCAGATGGATCTGAACGACTTCGATTTCGATGCCTATCTGGTGAATGACCGCACCTTGAGCGACCCGGAAGTTGTGCGGGTAGAAAAGGGTGGCCGGGTCCTGCTGCGGGTCATCAACGGGGCTGCGGCCACGGTATTCTGGCTCGACAGCGGCGAGGTTCCGGGTCGGCTTGTTGCGGTGGATGGCCAGCCGGTGCAGCCCTTGCCAGGAACGCGCTTTGGTCTGGCCATGGGGCAGCGCCTGGATATCGAGCTTGACCTGCCCACCGGAGGCGGCGCATGGCCGATCCTTGCTCTGCGCGAAGGCGCGCAGGAGCGCACCGGCCTTATCCTTGCGACCGCTGGCGCCAAGGTGCCGGTCATGCTTGGAATGGCAGACGAGGCCGCACCTGCATTCGATATCGACCTTGCACAGGAAGCCGCCTTGCGGGCCGTTGCTCCGCTGACGGAACGAGTTGCCGATGCATCACCCATGGTGATGCTGGGCGGGCAGATGCAGCCCTATCGCTGGACCATCAACGACCGCGTGTTCGAGGATCGGATTCCGGTTACGGCCAAAACAGGCCAGCGGGTCGAGATCATGTTCCACAACATGTCGATGATGGGCCATCCCATGCATCTGCATGGCCATCATTTCCAAGTTGTCGCGATCAATGGCAGACGGTTTTCCGGTGCATTGCGCGACACGGTCTATGTGCCGCCCATGTCGATGGTCACGGTGGCGCTGGATGCAGGCGAGGCGGCGGAATGGATGCTGCATTGTCACCACATGCCGCATCTTGCCAGCGGCATGATGACGACGTTCGCGGTCTCGGCGTGA
- a CDS encoding DUF305 domain-containing protein: protein MDNSDRHNSHGSQSGGSYGRFAAMIATSTVIMFGLMYLNTWAMDHVFFSQTRMWMALYMGGAMALIMLAFMLGMYRNQRANMTVAGLSILAFALGLFLVRSQATVDDTAWMKAMIPHHSIAILTSTRADISDPRVRALADSIIEAQTLEIAEMKALIADLEGGPAATPEVDGR, encoded by the coding sequence ATGGATAATTCTGATCGACACAATAGCCACGGAAGCCAGAGCGGCGGAAGCTATGGCCGTTTTGCGGCGATGATCGCTACCTCGACGGTGATCATGTTCGGGCTGATGTATCTGAACACCTGGGCGATGGATCATGTCTTTTTCAGCCAGACCCGGATGTGGATGGCGCTTTACATGGGCGGCGCCATGGCGCTGATCATGCTGGCCTTCATGCTTGGGATGTATCGCAACCAGCGCGCCAATATGACCGTCGCAGGCCTTTCAATTCTGGCCTTTGCCCTCGGCCTGTTTCTGGTTCGCAGTCAGGCAACGGTCGATGATACCGCCTGGATGAAGGCGATGATTCCGCATCACTCGATTGCGATCCTGACATCCACCCGCGCGGATATCTCGGATCCTCGCGTGCGGGCGCTGGCGGACAGCATCATCGAGGCCCAGACGCTGGAAATCGCGGAGATGAAGGCGCTGATCGCCGATCTGGAAGGCGGGCCAGCGGCGACGCCCGAGGTCGATGGGCGCTGA
- a CDS encoding SCO family protein — protein sequence MLKNIRIALWIAVAVALVGVGALLWHADRQEQAAAFKPEFSLPDEAGTIHTAADFRGKHVLVFFGFTNCPDICPTTMAEVAQVMDDLGPEAAEVQPVFISVDPVRDRESGLGEYLEAFHPSILGLAGDEAATQAAVGSFKVFGERHEDASAPGGYTMSHSSSLYLLGPRGDWLRQFEYGTPADDITADLKERL from the coding sequence ATGCTGAAGAACATCAGGATTGCGTTGTGGATCGCCGTTGCAGTGGCACTCGTTGGTGTGGGCGCGCTGCTTTGGCATGCGGATCGGCAGGAGCAAGCCGCCGCGTTCAAGCCGGAGTTTTCCTTGCCGGATGAGGCGGGGACGATCCATACAGCCGCGGACTTCCGGGGCAAGCATGTTCTGGTCTTCTTCGGCTTCACCAACTGCCCGGACATCTGTCCGACCACGATGGCCGAAGTCGCCCAGGTCATGGATGACCTTGGGCCGGAGGCGGCGGAGGTGCAGCCGGTCTTCATCTCGGTCGATCCGGTACGAGACCGGGAAAGCGGCCTTGGCGAATACTTGGAAGCATTTCATCCCAGTATTCTGGGGCTGGCCGGAGACGAGGCAGCCACGCAGGCTGCCGTCGGCAGCTTCAAGGTTTTTGGCGAAAGACATGAGGATGCCTCGGCGCCGGGGGGCTACACCATGTCGCACAGCTCCAGCCTTTACCTGCTTGGTCCGCGCGGGGATTGGTTGCGCCAGTTCGAGTATGGCACGCCGGCCGACGACATCACCGCTGATCTGAAGGAACGCCTCTGA
- the lspA gene encoding signal peptidase II — protein MKAALTIFGIAATALVDQATKAVVLSLISPGQVLPVLPGLDLALSFNEGASFGMMSNLMEGRPLLMAALTSALALIFAVMAFRSDNRFERTGLALIVGGALGNIIDRLRQGAVTDFLSLYWRDWHWPTFNGADIAITLGALIILIAMFTTGRKEPLLDRN, from the coding sequence TTGAAGGCTGCTCTGACCATTTTCGGAATCGCAGCCACGGCGCTGGTAGATCAGGCCACGAAGGCCGTGGTGCTGTCACTAATCTCTCCAGGTCAGGTCCTGCCGGTTCTACCGGGCCTCGATCTTGCGCTCAGCTTTAACGAAGGCGCCAGCTTCGGCATGATGTCGAACCTCATGGAGGGCAGGCCCTTGCTCATGGCGGCGCTGACGAGCGCACTTGCCCTGATCTTTGCCGTTATGGCGTTTCGCAGCGACAATCGCTTTGAGCGCACCGGCCTTGCCCTGATCGTGGGCGGCGCCCTTGGCAACATCATCGACCGGTTGCGGCAGGGTGCCGTGACTGACTTCCTGAGCCTCTACTGGCGTGACTGGCATTGGCCCACCTTCAATGGGGCCGATATCGCGATCACGCTCGGCGCGCTGATCATTCTCATCGCCATGTTTACCACAGGCCGCAAGGAGCCGCTTCTTGACCGCAACTAA
- a CDS encoding L,D-transpeptidase yields MLTRRHFIRTTTALFAASAASPLMASTWPDAAQKAAWDAEVEAGGPNPWGLHQRFLPQRIVANDGLVPGDIHVDAVARYLYHIEEGGTAMRYGVAIGRGDLYEPGTYTIKRKAEWPHWTPTRNMIEREPEVYAQYENGMEPGPRNALGSRALYLYLGERDTYLRIHGTPFPTSIGSRASSGCVRMVMAHINGLYPRVQIGATAYLYSPEGSVTAVS; encoded by the coding sequence ATGCTGACACGCAGACATTTCATCCGAACGACGACGGCGCTGTTCGCGGCCTCCGCCGCCAGCCCGCTTATGGCCTCGACCTGGCCCGACGCGGCGCAGAAGGCCGCCTGGGATGCCGAGGTGGAAGCCGGCGGCCCCAATCCTTGGGGCCTGCACCAGCGTTTCCTGCCGCAGCGGATTGTCGCGAATGACGGTCTGGTGCCGGGCGATATCCACGTCGATGCCGTGGCCCGATACCTGTACCACATCGAAGAGGGCGGCACCGCAATGCGTTACGGCGTGGCCATCGGTCGGGGCGATCTTTACGAGCCGGGGACCTATACAATCAAGCGCAAGGCCGAATGGCCGCACTGGACCCCGACCCGGAACATGATCGAGCGCGAACCCGAGGTCTATGCGCAGTATGAAAATGGCATGGAGCCCGGCCCCCGGAACGCGCTGGGTTCGCGAGCGCTCTATCTCTATCTCGGCGAGCGCGACACCTATCTGCGCATTCACGGCACGCCATTTCCGACCTCGATCGGCAGCCGCGCCAGTTCCGGCTGCGTCCGCATGGTCATGGCCCATATCAACGGGCTGTATCCACGGGTCCAGATCGGCGCGACGGCCTATCTCTATTCGCCGGAGGGCAGCGTGACGGCCGTCAGCTGA
- a CDS encoding methyltransferase family protein: protein MYLTAFAWGTAEAARAAGRPVWLFGRARGLERLAAFGFRLAFALALLGPLLWLAFPALHKLDPLWTEGRYQLVGAAGAVLAAAGAMLAFAAQMSMGSSWRVGVAEGATGALVSGGLYRFSRNPTFLGQFILLTGVTPAIPAVPTLLAPLLFLWSAATQIRSEERELKQALGADYSRYLATVPRWIGFHRRTSS, encoded by the coding sequence ATGTATCTGACGGCCTTTGCCTGGGGAACGGCCGAGGCCGCACGTGCCGCCGGGCGGCCAGTCTGGCTGTTTGGACGAGCGCGGGGGCTCGAGCGCCTTGCCGCATTCGGTTTTCGCCTTGCGTTTGCGCTGGCGCTTCTTGGGCCGCTGCTATGGCTGGCCTTTCCGGCGCTGCACAAGCTGGACCCGCTTTGGACTGAAGGCCGGTATCAGCTGGTGGGGGCCGCAGGTGCTGTTCTTGCAGCAGCCGGCGCAATGCTTGCTTTTGCCGCACAGATGTCCATGGGCTCATCGTGGCGTGTCGGTGTGGCCGAGGGTGCAACAGGGGCTCTGGTTTCGGGCGGGCTTTACCGCTTCAGCCGCAATCCGACCTTTCTGGGACAGTTCATTCTGTTGACGGGAGTTACTCCTGCGATCCCGGCTGTTCCGACACTTCTTGCGCCGCTGCTTTTCCTCTGGTCTGCGGCCACGCAGATCCGCTCAGAGGAACGTGAGTTGAAGCAGGCGCTTGGCGCAGACTACAGCCGTTATCTGGCGACCGTGCCGCGCTGGATCGGCTTTCACAGGAGAACCTCAAGTTGA